Proteins from a single region of Fischerella sp. PCC 9605:
- a CDS encoding AAA-like domain-containing protein, whose product MGRSFQASKAGQGKAEKAFKRKGYSQEYLAGAVGCTRQVIINFFARRRVDKRFFQDICNVLELEWGEIADLDSEDKEDTATEKRDQETILSLSNKFSYSDLDETRRSIDALKPIPLDSHLTDSSDLAVFHLKNKLEYPDGLVPLNSHFYIEHNGIESLCYETLVEPGSLIRIKAPKLMGKTSLLIRIRFHGENQNYRVFYFDLGGVEKAVFSNLDTLLRWFCGKVSDELNLNNKVNDAWNTNILGSNDNCTAYFNKHILAQLNSPLVLILDEVDRLFLPENQEMVQDFFGMLRSWHEKGKFNDTWKKLRLVLAHSTEAYIPLDIHQSPFNAGVPVELEEFNQQQVEDLARRHQITENDVLTEKLMSMVGGHPYLVRLAMYHIAARKVTLEDLLESATTEAGIYSNHLRSLLEILQGKSKLAQALKKVVDSSVPVGLDSMQIYQLHSLGLVQRHKNEVMPRCKLYREYFRRVL is encoded by the coding sequence ATGGGGAGGTCTTTTCAAGCATCGAAAGCAGGGCAGGGAAAAGCCGAAAAAGCATTTAAGCGCAAAGGCTACTCGCAAGAATATTTAGCTGGGGCTGTTGGTTGTACTCGGCAGGTTATTATTAATTTTTTTGCCAGACGACGTGTTGATAAACGTTTTTTCCAAGATATTTGCAATGTACTTGAATTAGAGTGGGGAGAAATTGCAGACTTAGACTCAGAAGACAAAGAAGACACCGCAACCGAAAAAAGAGATCAAGAAACAATATTATCCTTGTCCAATAAATTTTCTTATAGTGATCTTGATGAGACTCGTAGGAGTATTGATGCTCTCAAGCCAATTCCACTTGACTCACATTTGACAGATTCCAGTGATTTAGCAGTTTTTCATCTCAAAAACAAGTTGGAATATCCGGATGGTCTCGTGCCGCTTAATTCGCATTTTTATATCGAACATAATGGTATCGAGTCTCTTTGTTACGAAACACTTGTTGAGCCTGGTTCCTTAATTCGGATTAAAGCACCAAAACTGATGGGCAAAACTTCTTTGCTAATCAGGATTCGCTTTCATGGAGAAAATCAGAACTATCGAGTGTTTTATTTTGATTTGGGTGGCGTAGAGAAAGCAGTATTTAGCAATCTCGATACGCTTCTGCGTTGGTTTTGTGGAAAAGTTAGTGATGAGCTTAACCTAAACAATAAAGTGAATGATGCTTGGAATACAAATATTTTAGGTAGTAATGACAACTGTACTGCTTACTTCAACAAGCATATTTTGGCTCAACTAAATTCTCCATTGGTTTTAATATTAGATGAAGTAGACAGATTATTTCTTCCTGAGAATCAAGAAATGGTTCAAGATTTCTTCGGGATGCTACGTTCTTGGCATGAGAAGGGGAAATTTAATGATACTTGGAAAAAACTACGGCTGGTGTTAGCACATTCTACGGAAGCTTATATCCCCTTGGATATCCATCAATCCCCCTTTAATGCTGGAGTGCCTGTGGAACTAGAAGAGTTTAATCAGCAGCAGGTAGAAGATTTGGCGCGAAGGCATCAAATCACAGAAAACGATGTACTCACAGAAAAATTAATGTCAATGGTAGGAGGACATCCCTATTTGGTGCGGTTGGCAATGTATCATATTGCTGCTCGGAAAGTTACTTTAGAAGATTTGTTAGAGTCAGCGACAACAGAAGCAGGAATTTATAGCAATCACTTGCGATCGCTATTGGAAATTTTGCAAGGAAAGTCAAAATTAGCCCAAGCACTAAAAAAGGTCGTCGATTCATCAGTTCCTGTGGGATTGGATTCGATGCAAATTTATCAGTTACACAGTCTCGGACTGGTGCAACGGCACAAGAACGAAGTCATGCCTCGTTGCAAACTTTACCGTGAGTATTTCCGCCGTGTCCTGTGA
- a CDS encoding TRADD-N-associated membrane domain-containing protein has product MSSNTLSSSSIPNSSAHLAIELSIAQERLRQARYSFNLALAATTASVCISLTGAGLLLFSKAPEGTITAVAGIASSVRCIQLAKDANDRLDRIARDLING; this is encoded by the coding sequence ATGAGTAGCAATACTTTGTCTTCTAGTTCAATTCCTAATTCTAGTGCCCACTTAGCAATAGAATTAAGCATTGCTCAAGAGCGGTTGCGTCAAGCCCGTTATAGTTTTAACCTTGCCCTTGCTGCAACAACTGCGTCTGTTTGCATCAGCCTGACAGGTGCTGGACTTCTACTTTTTAGTAAAGCTCCAGAAGGTACTATTACTGCCGTTGCTGGCATAGCTTCTAGCGTGCGATGCATTCAACTTGCCAAGGACGCAAACGACAGGCTAGACAGGATAGCAAGGGACTTAATAAATGGATGA
- a CDS encoding RICIN domain-containing protein translates to MMDILSQARRFGPAGLFAVGLLAAVLSSVSLAATSANELMLINVQTNKCLTIAGGVSTENNVEALQYDCDSDPSRRWMITDVTGTGVYQIRNVQTNKCLTIAGGRSTENNVTALQFDCDSDPSRRWTLRVKL, encoded by the coding sequence ATGATGGATATTTTGTCGCAAGCCCGACGATTTGGCCCAGCCGGCCTATTTGCGGTAGGGCTGCTAGCTGCCGTCCTTTCCTCTGTCTCACTTGCTGCAACCTCCGCCAACGAGCTGATGCTGATTAATGTGCAAACCAACAAATGTCTTACTATTGCTGGGGGAGTAAGTACCGAAAACAACGTCGAGGCACTCCAATATGACTGCGACAGCGACCCATCGCGCCGTTGGATGATAACTGATGTGACCGGCACGGGTGTTTATCAGATTAGGAATGTGCAAACCAACAAATGTCTCACTATTGCCGGGGGAAGAAGTACAGAAAACAACGTAACAGCCCTTCAATTTGATTGCGACAGCGATCCGTCGCGCCGCTGGACGCTGAGAGTGAAGCTGTAG
- a CDS encoding RICIN domain-containing protein — protein sequence MMDILSQARRFGPAGLFAVGLLAAVLSSVSLAATSANELMLINVQTNKCLTIAGGVSTENNVEALQYDCDSDPSRRWMITDVTGTGVYQIRNVQTNKCLTIAGGRSTENNVTALQFDCDSDPSRRWRITDVTGAGVYQIRNVQTNKCLTIAGGRSTENNVTALQFDCDSDPSRRWTLRVKL from the coding sequence ATGATGGATATTTTGTCGCAAGCCCGACGATTTGGCCCAGCCGGCCTATTTGCGGTAGGGCTGCTAGCTGCCGTCCTTTCCTCTGTCTCACTTGCTGCAACCTCCGCCAACGAGCTGATGCTGATTAATGTGCAAACCAACAAATGTCTTACTATTGCTGGGGGAGTAAGTACCGAAAACAACGTCGAGGCACTCCAATATGACTGCGACAGCGACCCATCGCGCCGTTGGATGATAACTGATGTGACCGGCACGGGTGTTTATCAGATTAGGAATGTGCAAACCAACAAATGTCTCACTATTGCCGGGGGAAGAAGTACAGAAAACAACGTAACAGCCCTTCAATTTGATTGCGACAGCGATCCGTCGCGCCGTTGGAGAATAACCGATGTGACCGGCGCCGGTGTTTATCAGATTAGGAATGTGCAAACCAACAAATGTCTCACTATTGCCGGGGGAAGAAGTACAGAAAACAACGTAACAGCCCTTCAATTTGATTGCGACAGCGATCCGTCGCGCCGCTGGACGCTGAGAGTGAAGCTGTAG
- a CDS encoding helix-turn-helix domain-containing protein, with the protein MKLREIIHKGVFGKSVMGLRLQVEIKESREELEKAVKYAVEASSKERLQMLYWLKTGQVKSRRSLAQRLGTDEATITRWLKKYRSGGYKGLLEVKVAPGKEPMVRGENLERLKQRLCEPEGFNSYGEIQQWLSTELGVNIAYKTVYQLIRYKLGAKLKVPRPSSGKQHPQSQSHFKKNCL; encoded by the coding sequence ATGAAGCTGCGCGAAATTATTCACAAGGGTGTATTTGGAAAAAGTGTAATGGGTCTGAGATTGCAAGTGGAGATCAAAGAAAGCCGAGAAGAATTAGAAAAAGCGGTGAAATATGCAGTAGAAGCGAGTAGTAAAGAAAGATTACAAATGCTCTACTGGTTAAAAACAGGTCAAGTAAAAAGCAGGCGATCGCTAGCACAACGATTAGGAACAGATGAAGCAACAATCACGCGATGGTTGAAAAAATATCGCTCAGGGGGATACAAAGGGTTATTGGAAGTGAAAGTCGCACCAGGGAAAGAGCCGATGGTGAGGGGAGAAAATTTAGAACGCTTAAAACAAAGATTGTGTGAACCAGAGGGATTTAATAGTTATGGCGAGATTCAACAATGGCTCAGCACCGAACTAGGAGTGAATATCGCTTATAAAACGGTATACCAGTTAATACGCTACAAACTGGGTGCGAAGCTAAAAGTACCACGTCCTTCAAGTGGTAAACAACACCCACAAAGTCAGTCCCACTTTAAAAAAAACTGCCTCTAG
- a CDS encoding IS630 family transposase, with amino-acid sequence MRYLCQDETRLGLKTITGRVITACGVKPIGLSQWQRDNFYLYGVVEPLTGYSFFYEFSHLDGDCFQKFLEMVSADLGEDVAVIQFDQSSFHKVKTLDCPENIIPIFQPPHSPELNPIERFWQFLKSQLQWENCKTLTQLRHKLAEILEHITPDIIISLTSYDFILEALFSAAL; translated from the coding sequence CTGAGATATCTGTGTCAAGACGAAACTCGCTTAGGATTAAAGACGATTACGGGACGTGTGATTACTGCTTGTGGTGTCAAACCTATAGGTTTGAGCCAATGGCAACGGGATAATTTTTATTTGTATGGTGTTGTCGAACCTTTAACTGGTTACAGCTTTTTTTACGAGTTCTCCCACCTGGATGGTGATTGTTTTCAAAAATTTTTAGAGATGGTATCTGCTGATCTAGGTGAGGATGTGGCTGTGATTCAGTTTGACCAAAGCTCTTTCCACAAAGTCAAAACTCTGGATTGTCCCGAAAATATTATTCCGATTTTTCAACCTCCACATTCTCCAGAACTCAACCCCATTGAAAGGTTTTGGCAATTTCTCAAAAGCCAATTGCAATGGGAAAATTGCAAAACATTGACTCAATTGCGTCACAAGTTAGCTGAAATCTTAGAACACATTACACCAGACATCATTATTTCTCTTACTTCTTACGACTTTATTCTGGAAGCTTTATTTAGCGCAGCTTTATAA
- a CDS encoding MerR family transcriptional regulator, giving the protein MAKNVGITPDGYYSTSALAKKLGVGIHTIYYWRDKGAIEVIQNPDSHLCWYKVTPEVLDILREKIRRVPVQQE; this is encoded by the coding sequence GTGGCGAAAAATGTGGGAATCACCCCAGATGGTTATTATTCCACCAGCGCTTTGGCTAAAAAATTAGGTGTAGGCATACATACCATCTACTATTGGCGAGATAAGGGAGCTATCGAGGTGATCCAAAATCCTGACAGCCATCTTTGCTGGTATAAAGTCACCCCAGAGGTGTTAGACATCTTACGGGAGAAAATTCGCCGTGTACCTGTCCAACAAGAATAG